Proteins encoded by one window of Chondromyces crocatus:
- a CDS encoding AAA family ATPase, translating to MKVQRVSVDGFRGLPDKAFPFIDPSNGRAGSLVVVTGATGSGKTSLLEAIIAGKEKVAAYGPMRPDTTYVRPGAGAAKVKIVWELSDAERGRTGLGVPTLESEAMFGGSLTPPVNDPALSAVLGEYSLDPASSKIEYFHATRRMNPGQPVDATQLSGGLAERALRLTRDDGKFSALVKYIVAAGLGLDVDAEGQPRQPGRVTAAFAKLCSTKKLAGLYRVGDGVFPGFQDKAGRALGLTQLSDGELDALLFAASFVRNGIRNSVVLVDTPELHRSDTEAREFVEGLLSLEEDNQLVVATRSPAVIGMVPRDLVVQLG from the coding sequence ATGAAGGTTCAGCGCGTCAGCGTGGACGGGTTCCGCGGCCTCCCCGACAAGGCATTTCCGTTCATCGATCCCAGCAATGGGCGGGCAGGGTCGCTGGTGGTGGTGACTGGTGCCACGGGGTCAGGCAAGACCTCGCTGCTCGAGGCGATCATCGCTGGCAAGGAGAAGGTGGCCGCCTACGGTCCGATGCGTCCCGACACCACGTACGTGCGCCCTGGTGCCGGGGCGGCGAAGGTCAAGATCGTCTGGGAGCTGTCGGACGCCGAACGGGGGCGCACCGGGCTCGGGGTGCCCACGCTGGAGAGCGAGGCGATGTTCGGGGGCTCTTTGACCCCGCCGGTGAACGACCCCGCCCTCTCCGCCGTGCTCGGGGAATACTCGCTCGATCCGGCGTCGTCGAAGATCGAATACTTCCACGCGACGCGCCGCATGAACCCCGGGCAGCCAGTGGACGCGACGCAGCTCTCCGGAGGGCTGGCGGAGCGGGCACTGCGGCTGACCCGCGACGACGGCAAGTTCAGCGCCCTCGTGAAGTACATCGTCGCTGCCGGGCTCGGGCTCGACGTCGACGCTGAAGGTCAGCCGCGCCAGCCAGGGCGGGTCACCGCCGCCTTCGCCAAGCTCTGCTCGACCAAGAAGCTCGCTGGCCTCTACCGCGTCGGCGACGGCGTGTTTCCTGGCTTCCAGGACAAAGCGGGGCGTGCGCTGGGCCTGACCCAGCTCTCAGACGGAGAGCTCGACGCGCTGCTGTTCGCGGCGTCGTTCGTACGCAACGGCATCCGGAACTCTGTGGTCCTCGTCGACACGCCGGAACTGCACCGTTCCGACACGGAGGCGCGCGAGTTCGTGGAGGGCCTGCTCTCGCTCGAAGAGGACAACCAGCTCGTGGTCGCGACCCGCTCGCCAGCGGTGATCGGAATGGTCCCACGTGATCTCGTCGTGCAACTGGGGTGA
- a CDS encoding type VI secretion system Vgr family protein, with product MSSAGAIASDLQKPNFELRVDSGDILDVREFQVQERFSSLFEVQLRVVSPNPDIDFDAVLGKPALFRIQRNRLVGTLERLWRGICCRIQQVGVEDEGLSTYELTIVPTLWFLTQRRNHRIFQQLSDLEIVLKLLAEWDITPVMSVDQGAYKKRKYRVQYGESDYSFVCRLLEDAGISFYFDQVDDETKLVLNDAPQDNPPRGSLPFIERPMVDKDEEFATEVRVQQRTRPGKYTIFDHDYRRPASFKLQGTHSAGDAIEQRMERFHYVPGMSLFRSDGREPTPSADDKGSARHDEGEAARIARHRLEAKRASAKSVVMRVHALDVRTGTVLSVSDHPHRELEKPLLVVEATYEGTYDGAWKHRIEARSAALPYRPPLATEKPKADGCESATVVGPAGEEIHVDEFGRVRVQFHWDREGGMNQDSSCWIHVSQPWGGAGFGGMNLPRIGQEVIVDFLNADPDRPVIVGRVYTNLQKVPYALPANKTQSGLRSNSSPSNGGYSELMFEDSAGKELVRFQAQKDFSGLVKNDFALNIGHDRQHHVNNDDRESVTRDQYIQVGEDRLVSVGRDQIHSVKEHIIQHAQEKSLMLYAYENVLVQSVGAKEIRLKCGKSVIIMSDEHIIIQGDMVHINPSLCFADPPPPPVNEVNITPPEGFFFGAP from the coding sequence GTGAGTTCGGCAGGCGCGATCGCCTCGGATCTTCAGAAGCCCAACTTCGAGCTGCGGGTCGACTCGGGTGACATCCTCGACGTGCGCGAATTCCAGGTGCAGGAGCGCTTCTCTTCGCTGTTCGAGGTTCAGCTCCGGGTGGTCTCCCCGAACCCTGATATCGACTTCGACGCGGTGCTTGGAAAGCCCGCGCTGTTTCGCATCCAGCGCAATCGGCTGGTCGGGACGCTGGAGCGGCTGTGGCGTGGTATTTGCTGCCGTATCCAGCAGGTCGGCGTCGAAGACGAGGGGCTCAGCACCTACGAGCTGACCATCGTGCCGACCCTCTGGTTCCTGACCCAGCGCAGGAACCACCGGATCTTCCAGCAGCTCTCGGATCTCGAGATCGTGCTGAAGCTCCTCGCCGAGTGGGACATCACCCCCGTGATGTCCGTCGATCAGGGGGCCTACAAGAAGCGGAAGTACCGGGTGCAGTACGGCGAGAGCGATTATTCCTTCGTCTGCCGGCTCCTCGAGGATGCGGGCATCTCGTTCTACTTCGACCAGGTCGACGACGAGACCAAGCTCGTGCTGAACGACGCGCCTCAAGACAACCCGCCGCGTGGCTCGCTGCCGTTCATCGAGCGGCCCATGGTCGACAAGGACGAGGAGTTCGCGACCGAGGTGCGGGTCCAGCAGCGGACGAGGCCTGGCAAGTACACCATCTTCGATCACGACTACCGACGCCCGGCGAGCTTCAAGCTCCAGGGGACGCACAGCGCCGGCGACGCGATCGAGCAGCGGATGGAGCGATTCCACTACGTACCCGGGATGTCGCTGTTCCGGAGCGATGGGCGAGAGCCCACACCCTCGGCAGACGACAAGGGGTCGGCGCGGCACGACGAAGGCGAGGCGGCACGCATCGCACGACACCGGCTGGAGGCGAAGCGGGCCTCGGCCAAGTCCGTGGTGATGCGGGTCCATGCGCTCGACGTCCGGACGGGTACGGTGCTCAGTGTCTCCGACCACCCCCACCGGGAGCTGGAGAAGCCCCTCCTCGTCGTCGAGGCGACCTACGAGGGCACCTACGACGGCGCGTGGAAGCACCGGATCGAGGCGCGCAGCGCGGCGCTACCTTACCGGCCGCCGCTCGCGACCGAGAAGCCCAAAGCGGATGGCTGCGAGAGTGCCACCGTCGTCGGCCCTGCGGGTGAGGAGATTCATGTCGACGAGTTCGGCCGGGTTCGCGTCCAGTTCCACTGGGATCGCGAGGGCGGCATGAACCAGGACAGCTCGTGCTGGATCCATGTGAGCCAGCCGTGGGGGGGCGCCGGCTTCGGCGGCATGAACCTGCCGCGCATCGGTCAGGAGGTCATCGTCGACTTCCTGAACGCCGATCCGGATCGGCCGGTCATCGTCGGCCGCGTCTACACCAACCTGCAGAAGGTGCCCTACGCGCTGCCGGCCAACAAGACGCAGAGCGGCCTCCGGTCGAACTCGTCACCATCGAACGGCGGCTACAGCGAGCTGATGTTCGAGGACTCCGCGGGCAAGGAACTCGTTCGTTTTCAGGCGCAGAAGGACTTCTCGGGCCTCGTGAAGAACGACTTCGCCCTCAACATCGGTCACGACCGCCAGCACCACGTCAACAACGATGACCGCGAGAGCGTCACCCGCGATCAGTACATCCAGGTCGGCGAGGATCGCCTGGTCAGCGTGGGCCGAGACCAGATCCACTCCGTGAAGGAGCACATCATCCAGCACGCCCAGGAGAAGAGTCTGATGCTCTACGCCTACGAGAACGTGCTGGTGCAGAGCGTGGGGGCCAAAGAGATCCGGCTGAAGTGCGGCAAGTCCGTCATCATCATGAGCGATGAGCACATCATCATCCAGGGAGACATGGTCCACATCAACCCGAGCCTTTGTTTTGCGGATCCCCCTCCGCCGCCAGTGAACGAGGTGAACATCACGCCGCCGGAAGGCTTCTTCTTCGGTGCGCCATGA
- a CDS encoding aldo/keto reductase, giving the protein MHQHTSRRVFLQTMGAGMALTACSGGAPRGPLPGAPEQGDIRLPPGGIMPTRKLGRTGQTVSLVGLGGFHIAMPKEEQDSLRIVRHAIDHGVTFMDNCWDYNEGRSEILMGKALADGYRQKVFLMTKIDGRTSESTTKQLEQSLKRLATDVIDLVQIHEIIRMEDPARCFAPGGTMEALLAAQKAGKIRYIGFTGHKDPAIHLAMLKAGFDNGFTFDSVQMPLNVMDPHYKSFERHVLPVLVEHDIGVLGMKPLGSGAILKSKTASATECLHYAMNLPTSVVITGCDSVGVLDQALAAAYDFQPLSSRSVDALLARTAPAGKAGEYEKFKTTEDFDGTTKNPHWLETASL; this is encoded by the coding sequence ATGCACCAGCACACGTCACGACGGGTCTTCCTGCAGACCATGGGCGCCGGCATGGCGCTCACAGCGTGCTCCGGGGGCGCCCCCAGGGGACCCTTGCCGGGCGCGCCCGAGCAAGGTGACATCCGCCTTCCCCCGGGTGGGATCATGCCGACGAGGAAGCTCGGGCGCACAGGCCAGACCGTGAGCCTCGTGGGGCTCGGCGGGTTCCACATCGCGATGCCCAAGGAAGAGCAAGACAGCCTGCGCATCGTCCGCCATGCGATCGATCACGGCGTCACGTTCATGGACAATTGCTGGGACTACAACGAGGGACGCAGCGAGATCTTGATGGGAAAGGCGCTCGCCGATGGCTACCGCCAGAAGGTCTTCTTGATGACCAAGATCGACGGCCGCACCAGCGAATCGACGACGAAGCAGCTCGAGCAGTCGCTGAAACGCCTGGCGACCGATGTCATCGATCTGGTGCAGATCCACGAGATCATCCGGATGGAAGACCCCGCGCGCTGCTTCGCGCCCGGAGGCACCATGGAGGCGCTGCTCGCAGCCCAGAAGGCCGGCAAGATCCGCTACATCGGCTTCACCGGACACAAGGACCCAGCGATCCACCTCGCCATGCTGAAGGCTGGCTTCGACAACGGCTTCACCTTCGACAGCGTGCAGATGCCCCTCAACGTCATGGATCCGCATTACAAGAGCTTCGAGCGACACGTACTGCCAGTGCTCGTCGAGCACGACATCGGCGTGCTCGGAATGAAACCGCTCGGCTCGGGCGCGATCTTGAAGAGCAAGACGGCTTCTGCGACCGAATGCCTGCACTATGCGATGAATCTGCCCACCTCGGTGGTGATTACCGGATGCGACAGCGTGGGTGTGCTGGATCAGGCGCTGGCAGCCGCGTACGACTTCCAGCCGCTCTCTTCTCGGTCCGTCGATGCGCTGCTCGCGCGCACAGCCCCAGCCGGCAAGGCTGGCGAATACGAGAAATTCAAGACGACGGAGGATTTCGACGGGACGACGAAGAACCCGCACTGGCTCGAGACGGCCTCGCTCTGA